A genomic region of Podarcis raffonei isolate rPodRaf1 chromosome 13, rPodRaf1.pri, whole genome shotgun sequence contains the following coding sequences:
- the EPS8L1 gene encoding epidermal growth factor receptor kinase substrate 8-like protein 1 produces MPVCYCQGFLFLPPLCHQSPSFSSYACQVALGLSDEAADIMSDSGSLGSDRSKPSARAIYEQRKKYSSIIMADVSQYAVNHLVTFSIGDEDDLATVEDATRKLSVMDAQGKIWVQEMLLQVNGSAIKLFDIDSKEELENYGLAAVARCEAVRPESRSQSLLLLVCQEPHQLKPDVHFFECDHVGAELIQQDINGALLDFKSGGNAQRKEALRATQNWLGSQTNKAPETLPQSPKQVPSRTTIIVPEQKENDISAAESDLAFVQSEQNVELLNHVFDDVEAFIGKLQKSAEAFRVLDQRKRSAKSRRRGPGEGLLTIRSRPPPQEEFEDALAKMKYSFSLLARLKSNIANPTSEELIHFLFNPLKLVVESSGGPAFASELRSPMLTLEAVTLMRGCLGDQETELWYSLGENWTRPRVDFPRGYADPYNPTFRSGWETPRLDASGQPWEDPVEMQHRHEERRAQQSAPTIAANGHKHPESKSVISTHNFTARNNNELSVLHGEMLQVLDDSKKWWKVQNHYGQVGYVPYNILAPVLNHNSAPQVNGTSPAISKKSPPQPPPKTKSLYTNGRNWASTEALNMDLSERERFNTVNEELALRLANGTTSHSRNLHIQRAADTNLPLGYDSDPAQVRTWLEAKGFSPLTVSALGVLNGAQLFSLKKDEFRAVSPEEGVRVYSQVTVQRALLEDSGKVSELEAVMAKQKRKLEGLNL; encoded by the exons atGCCAGTCTGTTATTGTCAGGGCTTcttgttccttccacccctttgccaccaaagtccgaGCTTCTCTTCTTATGCTTGCCAGGTTGCATTGGGACTTTCAGACGAGGCCGCTGACATCATGAGTGACTCAGGAAG CCTCGGCAGTGACCGCTCCAAGCCCAGTGCCAGAGCCATTTATG AGCAGAGGAAGAAGTATTCCAGCATTATCATGGCAGACGTCTCACAGTATGCCGTCAAT CACTTGGTGACCTTCTCCATCGGGGACGAGGATGACTTGGCAACCGTGGAGGATGCCACCAGGAAACTGTCCGTCATGGATGCCCAAGGGAAGATCTGGGTTCAGGAGATGTTGCTTCAGGTCAACGGGTCGGCCATCAAGCTCTTTGACATAGACTCAAAG GAGGAGCTAGAGAACTACGGACTAGCAGCTGTGGCTCGTTGTGAAGCCGTTCGACCTGAGTCTCGATCCCAGTCGCTGCTTCTGCTTGTGTGCCAGGAACCCCACCAGCTCAAACCAGATGTCCACTTCTTTGAATGTGACCATGTAGGG GCAGAATTGATCCAGCAGGACATTAATGGAGCTCTGTTGGACTTCAAGTCCGGTGGAAATGCTCAACGGAAGGAGGCTCTCAG AGCTACCCAGAATTGGCTTGGCAGCCAGACCAACAAGGCTCCGGAGACCCTGCCTCAGTCTCCTAAACAGGTGCCCTCCAGGACAACGATTATCGTGCCAGAGCAAAAGGAGAATG ATATCTCAGCAGCTGAATCTGACCTGGCCTTTGTTCAGTCTGAGCAAAATGTG GAGCTGCTGAACCATGTTTTTGACGACGTGGAAGCCTTCATAGGGAAGCTGCAGAAATCGGCCGAAGCTTTCCGTGTCCTGGATCAACGCAAGCGCTCCGCAAAGAGCCGTCGCCGGGGACCAGGCG AGGGACTCCTGACAATCCGATCCCGGCCTCCTCCCCAAGAGGAGTTTGAAGATGCTCTGGCAAAGATGAAATATTCCTTCAGCCTTCTG GCAAGGCTGAAATCGAACATTGCAAACCCTACCTCAGAGGAGCTCATACATTTTCTCTTCAACCCGTTGAAGCTG GTTGTGGAGTCTTCAGGGGGACCAGCGTTTGCTTCTGAGCTGCGCAGCCCCATGCTGACCCTGGAAGCAGTGACCCTGATGCGAGGCTGCTTGGGAGACCAGGAGACGGAACTGTGGTATTCACTGGGCGAAAACTGGACCAGGCCAAG AGTGGACTTCCCCCGGGGCTACGCAGATCCCTACAACCCAACTTTCCGGAGTGGCTGGGAGACGCCACGCCTAGACGCTTCTGGCCAGCCTTGGGAAGACCCAGTGGAGATGCAACACCGACACGAAGAACGTCGTGCCCAA CAATCAGCTCCCACAATTGCAGCCAATGG ACATAAACACCCAGAAAGCAAGTCTGTGATCTCCACCCATAACTTCACAGCCAGAAACAACAACGAACTCTCAGTACTTcatggagaaatgttgcag GTCCTGGATGACAGCAAGAAGTGGTGGAAAGTTCAGAACCACTACGGTCAGGTTGGCTACGTCCCTTATAATATTCTTGCCCCAGTTCTAAACCACAACAGCGCTCCTCAGGTCAACGGAACCAGCCCAGCGATATCCAAG AAAAGTCCACCTCAGCCGCCACCCAAGACCAAAAGTCTGTACACAAATGGCAGAAATTGGGCCAGCACAGAGGCACTTAACATGGACCTGAGTGAGCGAG AGCGCTTCAACACGGTGAATGAGGAGCTCGCCCTGAGGCTGGCCAATGGGACAACTAGCCATAGCAGGAACCTTCACATCCAGCGTGCTGCAGACACCAACCTGCCTCTAGGATACGATTCAGACCCTGCTCAAGTTCGGACCTGGCTGGAGGCCAAAGGATTCAGCCCACT GACAGTAAGTGCCCTGGGGGTCCTAAACGGAGCTCAGCTTTTCTCCCTGAAGAAGGATGAGTTCAGAGCTGTCAGCCCAGAGGAAGGAGTTCGAGTCTACAGCCAGGTCACAGTCCAGAGAGCCCTACTGGAG GATTCTGGGAAAGTATCAGAGCTAGAGGCTGTGATGGCGAAACAGAAAAGGAAACTGGAGGGTTTGAATCTGTAG